A genomic segment from Candidatus Methylomirabilota bacterium encodes:
- the uvrC gene encoding excinuclease ABC subunit UvrC, producing MTLEEKVDQVPDRPGVYLYKDAKAQIVYIGKAASLKSRVRSYFQESRARDPKTDALVGQIRDLEYIVTANELEAMILESTLVKKHRPRYNIILRDDKHYPFLKLTTNEEFPRLVVARRVQKDGATYFGPFYPATAMRETLRLVRQLFPLRTCRIKIDGTLSRPCLQYYIHRCNAPCTGWETREGYAETVRDVERFLEGKNDDLAARLTRDMEAAAEEMKFERAAALRDRVQALNTVRERQQMISTEEEDQDIVGVVRQGSEACVQLFFVRKGRLLGRESFFFERVSGWSDGEILSAFIRQFYARNVVPPPEILLSESPPEAPLTTEWLAQRRGGRVELHAPQRGRKRDLVVMAEENAALALQTHLLARGSRQHVVLEDLERSLGLPGPPHRIECFDISTHQGKETVASMVVWQDGDMKKDDYKRYKIRTVTGTDDFASMQEVLTRRYGRALESESVLPDLILLDGGRGQLGAGQKALEDLGLDYIPIAALAKRAEEVYTPDRLQPLVLDLGSPALQALQRVRDEAHRFAITYHKKLRQRRAIASVLDQIPGVGPTLRTSLLKTLGSAKGVREASVADLASVPKITPKLAQRIYDFFHPQPVAAERPPES from the coding sequence ATGACCCTCGAGGAAAAGGTCGATCAGGTGCCGGACCGGCCGGGGGTCTATCTCTACAAGGACGCCAAGGCCCAGATCGTCTACATCGGCAAGGCGGCCTCGCTCAAGAGCCGCGTGCGCTCCTACTTCCAGGAATCGCGCGCGCGGGATCCCAAGACCGACGCGCTGGTCGGCCAGATCCGCGACCTCGAGTACATCGTCACCGCCAACGAGCTGGAGGCGATGATCCTCGAGTCCACCCTGGTCAAGAAGCACCGGCCCCGTTACAACATCATCCTGCGGGACGACAAGCACTACCCGTTCCTCAAGCTCACCACCAACGAGGAGTTCCCGCGCCTGGTGGTGGCCCGTCGGGTGCAGAAGGACGGGGCGACCTACTTCGGCCCCTTCTATCCGGCCACCGCGATGCGCGAGACCCTGCGCCTCGTGCGCCAGCTCTTCCCGCTGCGCACCTGCCGCATCAAGATCGACGGGACGCTGTCGCGCCCGTGCCTGCAGTACTACATCCACCGCTGCAACGCGCCGTGCACCGGCTGGGAGACCCGCGAGGGCTACGCGGAGACGGTGCGCGACGTCGAGCGCTTCCTGGAGGGCAAGAACGACGATCTGGCCGCCCGGCTCACCCGGGACATGGAGGCCGCCGCCGAGGAGATGAAGTTCGAGCGGGCCGCCGCCCTGCGCGATCGGGTCCAGGCGCTCAACACGGTGCGCGAGCGCCAGCAGATGATCTCCACCGAGGAAGAGGACCAGGACATCGTGGGCGTGGTCCGCCAGGGCTCGGAAGCCTGCGTGCAGCTCTTCTTCGTGCGCAAGGGCCGCCTGCTCGGGCGGGAGTCGTTCTTCTTCGAGCGCGTCTCGGGCTGGAGCGACGGCGAGATCCTCTCCGCCTTCATCCGGCAGTTCTACGCGCGCAACGTGGTGCCGCCGCCCGAGATCCTGCTCTCCGAGTCTCCGCCCGAGGCCCCACTCACCACCGAGTGGCTGGCCCAGCGCCGGGGCGGGCGGGTCGAGCTGCACGCCCCGCAGCGCGGGCGCAAGCGCGACCTGGTGGTCATGGCCGAGGAGAACGCGGCGCTGGCGCTGCAGACGCACCTGCTCGCCCGCGGCAGCCGGCAGCACGTGGTGCTCGAGGACCTCGAGCGCTCGCTCGGGCTGCCCGGCCCGCCCCATCGCATCGAGTGCTTCGACATCTCCACGCACCAGGGCAAGGAGACGGTGGCTTCGATGGTGGTGTGGCAGGACGGGGACATGAAGAAGGACGACTACAAGCGCTACAAGATCCGCACCGTCACCGGCACGGACGACTTCGCCTCGATGCAGGAGGTCCTCACGCGCCGCTACGGCCGCGCCCTGGAGAGCGAGAGCGTGCTGCCGGACCTGATCCTGCTCGACGGCGGCCGCGGCCAGCTGGGCGCGGGGCAGAAGGCGCTGGAAGATCTCGGGCTCGACTACATCCCGATCGCGGCCCTCGCCAAGCGGGCCGAGGAGGTCTACACCCCGGACCGGCTGCAGCCGCTCGTGCTGGACCTCGGCTCACCCGCGCTGCAGGCGCTCCAGAGAGTTCGCGACGAGGCGCACCGCTTCGCGATCACCTACCACAAGAAGCTCCGCCAGCGGCGGGCGATCGCCTCGGTGCTCGACCAGATCCCGGGTGTGGGGCCGACGCTCCGCACCAGCCTGTTGAAGACGCTGGGCTCGGCCAAGGGCGTTCGCGAGGCCTCGGTGGCGGATCTGGCCTCGGTCCCCAAGATCACTCCGAAGCTGGCCCAGCGCATCTACGACTTCTTCCACCCGCAGCCGGTGGCCGCGGAGCGCCCGCCGGAGTCCTAA
- the uvrB gene encoding excinuclease ABC subunit UvrB: MSTQSFTLASEFAPSGDQPQAIEQLASVIRSGSPHTVLLGVTGSGKTFTLANVIARLDRPALVISPNKTLAAQLYSEFRAFFPQNAVEYFVSYYDYYQPEAYIPQSDTYIEKDALVNDEIDRMRHSATASLFERRDVVVVASVSCIYGIGEPETYRGMHVSLRAGQSMDRDALIRALVAVQYERNDYDFRRGTFRVRGDVVEVFPASAESEALRVEFWGDSVERLMTLDPLRGITTGAVTEAHVYPASHYVTPAAQLERAIDGIMEELRERLGFLKTRGKLLEAQRLEQRTLFDMEMLRELGYCHGVENYSRHLSGRKPGQNPPTLMDYLPKDALVILDESHVTAPQIRGMYPGDRSRKEALVEYGFRLPSAFDNRPLTFEEFTRIVTQTLYVSATPGPYELERAGVERSGPGRALAGGPVAEQIIRPTGLMDPKITVRPASSQVDDLMAEVRARADRDERVLITTLTKRMAEDLTEYYQQNGLRVRYLHSDIDTLERVALIRDLRLGKFDGLIGINLLREGLDLPEVSLVAILDADKEGYLRSATSLIQTSGRAARHVNGEVIMYADTVTGSMREAIAETDRRREVQGEYNRVHGITPESVRRSIRDLLESVPERDYYTVEVERAPASQWESPAALAAHVAELETAMKDAARRLDFERAAELRDRIKALRKVDLGV; encoded by the coding sequence TTGTCCACGCAGTCGTTCACCCTCGCCTCCGAGTTCGCGCCGTCCGGAGACCAGCCGCAGGCGATCGAGCAATTGGCCTCGGTCATCCGCTCGGGCAGCCCGCACACCGTGCTGCTCGGGGTCACCGGCAGCGGCAAGACGTTCACGCTCGCCAACGTGATCGCCCGGCTGGACCGCCCGGCCCTCGTCATCTCGCCCAACAAGACGCTCGCCGCGCAGCTCTACAGCGAGTTCCGGGCGTTCTTCCCGCAGAACGCGGTCGAGTACTTCGTCTCCTACTACGACTACTACCAGCCCGAGGCCTACATTCCGCAGTCGGACACCTACATCGAGAAGGACGCGCTGGTGAACGACGAGATCGATCGCATGCGGCACTCCGCGACCGCCTCGCTGTTCGAGCGGCGCGACGTGGTGGTGGTGGCCTCGGTGTCGTGCATCTACGGCATCGGCGAGCCCGAGACCTACCGCGGCATGCACGTGTCCCTGCGCGCCGGGCAGAGCATGGACCGCGACGCCCTGATCCGGGCGCTGGTCGCGGTGCAGTACGAGCGCAACGACTACGACTTCCGCCGCGGGACGTTCCGGGTGCGGGGCGACGTGGTCGAGGTGTTCCCGGCCAGCGCGGAGTCGGAGGCCCTGCGGGTGGAGTTCTGGGGCGACAGCGTGGAGCGGCTCATGACCCTCGATCCGCTGCGCGGCATCACCACCGGGGCGGTGACCGAGGCGCACGTCTATCCGGCCAGCCACTACGTGACGCCGGCCGCGCAGCTCGAGCGGGCCATCGACGGCATCATGGAGGAGCTGCGCGAGCGGCTCGGCTTCCTGAAGACGCGTGGCAAGCTGCTGGAGGCCCAGCGCCTCGAGCAGCGCACCCTGTTCGACATGGAGATGCTGCGGGAGCTGGGCTACTGTCACGGGGTCGAGAACTACTCACGACACCTGTCGGGCCGCAAGCCGGGACAGAACCCGCCCACCCTCATGGACTACCTGCCGAAGGACGCGCTGGTGATCCTCGACGAGTCGCACGTCACCGCGCCGCAGATCCGCGGCATGTATCCCGGCGACCGCTCGCGCAAGGAGGCGCTCGTCGAGTACGGGTTCCGCCTGCCGTCGGCCTTCGACAACCGGCCGCTCACGTTCGAGGAGTTCACCCGGATCGTGACCCAGACCCTCTACGTCTCCGCGACGCCGGGCCCCTACGAGCTGGAGCGGGCCGGGGTGGAGCGGAGCGGGCCGGGTCGGGCCCTCGCGGGCGGGCCGGTGGCCGAGCAGATCATCCGCCCCACCGGGCTCATGGACCCGAAGATCACGGTGCGGCCGGCGTCGTCGCAGGTGGACGACCTCATGGCCGAGGTGCGGGCGCGAGCCGACCGGGACGAGCGCGTGCTGATCACCACGCTCACCAAGCGCATGGCCGAGGACCTCACCGAGTACTATCAGCAGAACGGCCTCCGCGTCCGCTACCTGCACTCCGACATCGACACTCTCGAGCGGGTGGCCCTGATCCGGGACCTGCGCCTCGGCAAGTTCGACGGCCTGATCGGGATCAACCTGCTGCGGGAAGGCCTGGACCTGCCCGAGGTCTCGCTGGTGGCGATCCTGGACGCGGACAAGGAGGGCTACCTCCGCTCCGCCACCTCGCTCATCCAGACCTCCGGACGCGCGGCCCGTCACGTCAACGGCGAGGTGATCATGTACGCCGACACCGTGACCGGCTCCATGCGGGAGGCCATCGCGGAGACCGACCGCCGGCGCGAGGTCCAGGGCGAGTACAATCGAGTCCACGGGATCACCCCGGAGTCGGTACGCCGGTCGATCCGCGACCTCCTCGAGTCGGTGCCGGAGCGCGACTACTACACGGTCGAGGTGGAGCGGGCACCCGCCTCGCAGTGGGAGAGCCCGGCCGCGCTCGCCGCCCACGTGGCCGAGCTGGAAACTGCCATGAAGGACGCGGCCCGCCGGCTCGACTTCGAGCGAGCCGCCGAGCTTCGCGACCGCATCAAGGCGCTCCGCAAGGTCGACCTGGGAGTCTGA
- a CDS encoding HNH endonuclease translates to MDEIAVLVLNYTYEPLHFTNAKRAITLLLAGKAESVEASPRVIRSPSRSFHLPAVIRLGAYIRKPFLERVAFNKKNILRRDGYTCQYCSRRGEKLTVDHVVPRSRGGQTTWTNVVAACLRCNLLKGNRTLEEARLRLIREPVHPQFLFSVHLLRHPHATSFLDSWRKYLVAVPSTT, encoded by the coding sequence ATGGATGAAATCGCGGTCCTGGTGCTGAACTACACCTACGAGCCGCTGCATTTCACCAACGCCAAGCGCGCCATCACGCTCCTCCTCGCGGGCAAGGCCGAGAGCGTCGAAGCCTCGCCGCGGGTGATCCGGTCGCCCTCGCGCAGCTTCCATCTGCCCGCGGTGATCCGCCTCGGGGCCTACATCCGCAAGCCGTTCCTCGAGCGGGTGGCGTTCAACAAGAAGAACATCCTGCGGCGCGACGGCTACACCTGCCAGTACTGCTCGCGGCGCGGCGAGAAGCTCACGGTCGACCACGTGGTCCCGCGCTCGCGGGGCGGGCAGACCACCTGGACCAACGTGGTGGCGGCCTGCCTGCGCTGCAACCTCCTCAAGGGCAACCGCACGCTGGAGGAGGCCCGGCTCCGGCTGATCCGCGAGCCCGTGCACCCGCAGTTCCTCTTCTCGGTGCACCTGCTCCGGCACCCGCACGCCACCTCGTTCCTCGACTCCTGGCGGAAGTACCTGGTGGCGGTGCCGTCGACGACCTGA
- a CDS encoding proline racemase family protein gives MKPAGRALSVIDYHTEGEPMRIVVGGAEPIPGATLMERSEHLAAHGRDLLGFTLYEPRGHSAMCGAILTEPVASGADAGVLFIEPLGPVHMCGHGAIALGAMLVETGRVAAPGGLATVTLETPAGLVACRVTSQTGHPTSVTIRNVPAFSAGLDLSVDVAGLGPVRFDLAYGGHFYALVEAAPLGLRLEAKAASRLIEIGERIRAAIEARVPLVHPGMPQARGLLYVQFHEPARRPDARYRNAVVVAPAGLDRSPCGTGTSARLANLHARGQLGVGDAFGHESIIGTLFTGRIAALTDVAGTPAVVPEITGRAWMTGQGTLCLDPSDPFPGGFLL, from the coding sequence ATGAAGCCGGCGGGCCGGGCCCTCTCGGTGATCGACTATCACACCGAGGGCGAGCCCATGCGCATCGTGGTGGGCGGGGCGGAGCCGATTCCCGGCGCGACCCTGATGGAGCGCAGCGAGCACCTCGCCGCCCACGGTCGCGACCTGCTGGGCTTCACCCTCTACGAGCCGCGGGGCCACTCGGCGATGTGCGGCGCGATCCTGACCGAGCCGGTCGCGAGCGGCGCCGACGCGGGCGTGCTCTTCATCGAGCCGCTCGGCCCGGTGCACATGTGCGGGCACGGGGCGATCGCGCTCGGCGCGATGCTGGTCGAGACCGGACGGGTGGCCGCCCCGGGCGGCCTGGCGACGGTCACGCTCGAGACGCCGGCCGGCCTCGTGGCCTGCCGGGTCACCTCGCAGACCGGGCATCCGACCTCGGTGACGATCCGCAACGTGCCCGCGTTCTCGGCCGGGCTCGATCTCTCCGTGGACGTGGCCGGTCTCGGGCCGGTGCGGTTCGATCTGGCCTACGGCGGGCACTTCTACGCGCTGGTGGAGGCGGCCCCGCTCGGGCTGCGCCTCGAGGCCAAGGCGGCGAGCCGGCTGATCGAGATCGGCGAGCGGATCCGCGCCGCCATCGAGGCGCGCGTCCCGCTCGTGCATCCCGGCATGCCGCAGGCGCGCGGCCTCCTCTACGTGCAGTTCCACGAGCCGGCGCGGCGGCCGGACGCGCGGTATCGCAACGCGGTGGTGGTCGCGCCGGCCGGACTCGATCGCTCGCCGTGCGGCACCGGCACCTCCGCGCGGCTGGCCAATCTCCACGCGCGCGGCCAGCTCGGGGTGGGGGACGCCTTCGGCCACGAGTCGATCATCGGCACGCTCTTCACCGGGCGGATCGCCGCGCTCACCGATGTGGCGGGCACACCGGCGGTCGTCCCCGAGATCACCGGGCGCGCCTGGATGACCGGCCAGGGGACGCTCTGCCTCGATCCGAGCGACCCCTTTCCGGGTGGTTTCCTCCTGTAA
- a CDS encoding Ppx/GppA phosphatase family protein — MTARDGGPDRLATVDLGTNTVRLLVVESVGGVWRPLHQTQRVTRLGEGQAAAGRLLPEPMQRTVATVAEFVRAARGWGAGAVRIVATSAVREAVNREEFVATVEAASGECVHVVSGEDEARLTLKGVISGLPGLGPSFLLFDIGGGSTEFVSARGGAPEAAVSLRLGVVPLQEEWGERGPVRWDRFTRMREHVEARLHREVPERIRGAAGELVGTAGTVTTLAALDLELPAYDAARVHGHRLARATVERLLARLGALGVDERAGLPCLEPGRADVIIPGIAICLATMTCFRRDTLVVSDRGLREGILCELLEGAER; from the coding sequence GTGACCGCGCGCGACGGCGGTCCCGACCGGCTCGCGACCGTGGACCTCGGCACCAACACCGTCCGCCTCCTCGTGGTCGAATCCGTGGGCGGCGTCTGGCGGCCCCTGCATCAGACCCAGCGGGTGACCCGGCTCGGGGAGGGACAGGCCGCCGCGGGGCGGCTGCTGCCCGAGCCGATGCAGCGTACCGTCGCGACGGTCGCGGAGTTCGTGCGGGCCGCGCGCGGGTGGGGCGCGGGAGCCGTGCGTATCGTCGCCACCAGCGCGGTGCGCGAGGCGGTCAACCGGGAGGAATTCGTGGCCACGGTGGAGGCGGCGAGCGGCGAGTGCGTGCACGTCGTCTCCGGCGAGGACGAGGCGCGGCTCACCCTGAAGGGCGTCATCTCGGGACTGCCCGGTCTGGGACCGTCGTTCCTGCTCTTCGACATCGGCGGCGGCAGCACCGAGTTCGTGTCCGCCCGCGGGGGCGCTCCGGAGGCCGCGGTCAGCCTGCGGCTGGGCGTGGTGCCGCTCCAGGAGGAATGGGGCGAGCGGGGTCCCGTGCGGTGGGATCGCTTCACCCGGATGCGCGAGCACGTCGAGGCGCGCCTCCACCGCGAGGTGCCGGAGCGCATTCGCGGCGCGGCCGGTGAGCTGGTCGGCACCGCGGGGACCGTCACCACGCTGGCCGCGCTCGATCTGGAGCTGCCCGCCTACGACGCGGCGCGGGTACACGGCCATCGCCTCGCCCGCGCCACCGTGGAGCGGCTGCTCGCACGGCTGGGCGCCCTCGGCGTCGACGAGCGCGCGGGGCTGCCCTGTCTCGAGCCGGGCCGCGCCGACGTCATCATCCCGGGCATCGCGATCTGCCTGGCCACGATGACGTGCTTTCGCCGCGACACCCTGGTGGTGAGCGATCGCGGGCTGCGCGAAGGCATCCTCTGCGAGCTGCTGGAAGGAGCAGAGCGATGA
- a CDS encoding GAF domain-containing protein, giving the protein MTGEPLPPTAGPPAVHATLSGLGDAVARLREILHEAEPEERSPGLLAERDEHALAIFQEILSLPPVGLPPGELFGLAMDRLSRLLAADRALLFVLDEATGRLVPRSGRGVRREEMESVSFDPREGLVGRVFREKRVLTYDAGASSEATDPFVERFPVRQAIAVPVRTEGEVGAVLLAGRQALGAPFTTTDVLLLLVLADRVGSALVHQRLVERQGEHLAELRELRALMDASRPAREPGEILSRAAATASRLAGVRGAVAIAGDKLADVRAAGGAGLLAHVAVERIASAPGALAEGFAADGPLVIRDLRSRPGLRIGAIEEEGSRGVLLVPMRSRGRTVGLLCLVDSEARDFAPEQVESAQMLAALTADALETHRTVQGLRASFIERGAREAEQADRDRARTVVTFGAGLTRELTSIFAQLLGKSQLLLARAENDPLREGLAALEEAAWRGTDVLQRLLALAEAETGEVSRCDLVSVAHEALGFTRARMPSRPAERGRVEMQAELAPTPLVEASATALREIVVNLVLNAMDAMPAGGTLTVRTREHAGGAEISVADGGDGVAPEAQPRLFDPFFTTRPGHLGLGLFVARAVVLRAGGRIEVRSAAGGTVATVWLPTAGVPVGPAAPAQVAAPETPASLAAAEQSGSVLVVEEEESIRTTVMDALMSVGHRVETFLDATSALARLAEGGIDVVVTDLALRDRSGLQLAAAVKQRTPNTTVVLMTGWGRRLHEERVRAAGVDVMVLKPVQPDRLRAAVAEALALRRPA; this is encoded by the coding sequence ATGACCGGCGAGCCTCTGCCGCCGACGGCGGGACCGCCCGCCGTCCACGCCACGCTGTCCGGTCTGGGCGACGCCGTCGCTCGTCTCCGGGAGATCCTCCACGAGGCGGAGCCGGAGGAGCGCTCGCCCGGGCTGCTGGCCGAGCGTGACGAGCATGCGCTGGCCATCTTCCAGGAGATCCTCTCGCTTCCTCCCGTCGGGCTTCCGCCCGGCGAGCTGTTCGGGCTGGCAATGGACCGGCTCTCCCGCCTGCTGGCCGCCGACCGGGCGCTGCTCTTCGTGCTCGACGAGGCCACCGGCCGCCTGGTGCCGCGCTCCGGCCGGGGTGTGCGCCGCGAGGAGATGGAGAGCGTCTCCTTCGACCCGCGCGAAGGCCTGGTCGGGCGCGTGTTCCGGGAGAAGCGCGTGCTGACCTATGACGCCGGCGCATCGTCCGAGGCCACCGATCCGTTCGTCGAGCGTTTCCCGGTCCGCCAGGCGATCGCGGTGCCGGTGCGGACCGAAGGCGAGGTGGGGGCCGTGCTCCTGGCCGGCCGCCAGGCGCTCGGCGCCCCGTTCACCACGACCGACGTGCTCCTGCTGCTGGTCCTGGCCGACCGCGTCGGATCCGCGCTCGTGCACCAGCGGCTGGTCGAGCGTCAGGGCGAGCACCTCGCCGAGCTGCGGGAGCTGCGGGCGCTCATGGACGCCTCGCGGCCGGCGCGCGAGCCCGGCGAGATCCTCTCCCGGGCCGCGGCCACCGCGTCGCGGCTGGCCGGCGTCCGGGGCGCCGTCGCGATCGCGGGGGACAAGCTCGCCGACGTGCGCGCGGCCGGCGGGGCCGGACTGCTCGCGCACGTCGCGGTCGAGCGCATCGCGTCCGCGCCCGGGGCGCTCGCGGAGGGCTTCGCGGCCGACGGGCCGCTGGTGATCCGCGATCTGCGATCCCGGCCCGGCCTCCGCATCGGCGCCATCGAGGAGGAGGGATCGCGGGGCGTCCTGCTGGTGCCGATGCGATCGCGGGGCCGGACGGTCGGGCTGCTGTGCCTGGTCGATTCCGAGGCGCGCGACTTCGCGCCCGAGCAGGTGGAGTCGGCCCAGATGCTCGCCGCCCTCACCGCCGACGCGCTGGAGACCCATCGCACCGTCCAGGGCCTGCGCGCCTCGTTCATCGAGCGCGGCGCCCGCGAGGCCGAGCAGGCCGACCGTGACCGCGCACGCACGGTGGTCACCTTCGGCGCCGGGCTCACCCGCGAGCTGACCTCGATCTTCGCGCAGCTGCTCGGCAAGTCACAGCTGCTGCTCGCCCGGGCCGAGAACGATCCGCTGCGCGAGGGACTCGCCGCCCTCGAGGAGGCGGCGTGGCGCGGCACCGACGTGCTCCAGCGCCTGCTCGCGCTGGCCGAGGCGGAAACCGGCGAGGTCAGCCGGTGCGACCTGGTCTCGGTCGCCCACGAGGCGCTCGGCTTCACCCGGGCCCGCATGCCGAGCCGGCCGGCGGAGCGCGGACGCGTGGAGATGCAGGCCGAGCTGGCCCCGACGCCGCTGGTGGAGGCCAGCGCGACCGCGCTGCGCGAGATCGTGGTCAACCTGGTGCTGAACGCGATGGACGCCATGCCCGCCGGCGGCACGCTGACCGTGAGGACGCGCGAGCACGCGGGCGGAGCCGAGATCTCGGTGGCCGACGGCGGCGACGGGGTCGCGCCCGAGGCGCAGCCGCGCCTCTTCGACCCGTTCTTCACCACGCGGCCCGGGCACCTGGGCCTCGGGCTGTTCGTGGCCCGGGCGGTGGTGCTCCGCGCGGGCGGGCGCATCGAGGTGCGCAGCGCCGCCGGCGGCACCGTCGCCACCGTGTGGCTGCCCACCGCCGGCGTGCCGGTGGGGCCCGCCGCGCCGGCCCAGGTCGCGGCCCCCGAGACGCCCGCATCGCTCGCGGCGGCGGAGCAGAGCGGGTCGGTCCTGGTGGTCGAGGAGGAGGAGAGCATCCGCACCACCGTGATGGATGCCCTGATGTCCGTCGGCCATCGGGTGGAGACGTTCCTCGACGCGACCAGCGCACTCGCGCGGCTTGCGGAGGGCGGCATCGACGTGGTGGTCACCGACCTGGCCTTGCGAGACCGATCGGGCTTGCAGCTGGCGGCCGCGGTGAAGCAGCGCACGCCGAACACCACCGTCGTGCTCATGACCGGCTGGGGCCGGCGCCTTCACGAGGAGCGGGTGCGCGCGGCCGGCGTGGACGTGATGGTGCTCAAGCCGGTGCAGCCCGACCGGCTGCGCGCTGCCGTCGCGGAGGCGCTGGCCCTCCGTCGGCCGGCGTGA
- a CDS encoding cytochrome c: MSHAFAVRIGRPALAALVLTLGLGTWPSGVVAQAQSPWVAPESEKAKKNPTPNDKKTVEQGEKVAKVNCVSCHGVKGKGDGPAAVALNPKPADWTSKRVQDMSDGEIFWKMTTGRGAMPAWRHLPEKDRWAIVRYIRTLAGK; the protein is encoded by the coding sequence ATGTCGCATGCATTCGCGGTCCGGATCGGCCGGCCGGCCCTGGCTGCCCTGGTGCTCACGCTCGGACTCGGGACGTGGCCGTCTGGCGTCGTCGCCCAGGCTCAGTCGCCGTGGGTGGCCCCGGAATCGGAGAAGGCGAAGAAGAATCCGACGCCGAACGACAAGAAGACCGTCGAGCAGGGCGAGAAGGTGGCCAAGGTCAACTGCGTCTCCTGTCACGGGGTGAAGGGCAAGGGCGACGGGCCCGCGGCGGTGGCACTCAATCCCAAGCCGGCCGACTGGACCTCGAAGCGGGTCCAGGACATGAGCGACGGCGAGATCTTCTGGAAGATGACCACCGGCCGCGGCGCGATGCCGGCCTGGCGGCATCTGCCCGAGAAGGACCGCTGGGCGATCGTGCGCTACATCCGGACGCTGGCCGGGAAGTAG
- a CDS encoding FAD-dependent oxidoreductase → MTDDTLHLVAVIGAGPAGLFATRALAAQGCRVVLLNRDVKPGGLAEYGIFLNKYKMKGGLRRQFQKILSDPLVTYLGHVTVAEHGDLTIPDLKALGFDALVFAIGAQGTKYLGIEGERLPGVYHAKDLVYHYNHLPPFSEQPYPIGKRIAIVGVGNVMVDIANYCAHFCGADEVIAVARRGPFEKAYDDREFEDVEDAFDHGLYRQELERIRPRLVEAGQDPDELLAALAARPEPQPPARTRLRFRFLASPRRVIADNGHVVGLEVEETRLERKGDRVAAVGTGQTSVIPCDTVVFAVGDRVDEHCGLPYKDGLYLTVTGDDPAAAYQVLEPAAGTAQPGVYVVGWARRASDGVVGRARLDAETGIKHLLPYLGARAKRPRAEAERTVEAVKQALAARGTVVVDYAAVQRLEAAEKARASAEKLEEFKFGSDREMLDLLRD, encoded by the coding sequence ATGACGGACGACACGCTTCATCTCGTCGCAGTGATCGGAGCCGGTCCGGCGGGACTCTTCGCTACCCGCGCGCTGGCGGCCCAGGGCTGCCGCGTCGTCCTGCTCAACCGGGATGTCAAGCCCGGCGGCCTCGCCGAATACGGCATCTTCCTGAACAAGTACAAGATGAAGGGCGGCCTCCGCCGCCAGTTCCAGAAGATCCTCAGTGATCCGCTCGTAACCTACCTCGGGCACGTGACTGTGGCGGAGCATGGAGACCTGACGATCCCGGACCTGAAGGCCCTCGGATTCGACGCGCTGGTCTTCGCCATCGGCGCGCAGGGCACCAAGTATCTGGGAATCGAGGGCGAGCGGCTGCCCGGCGTCTACCACGCCAAGGACCTCGTCTATCACTACAACCACCTGCCCCCCTTCAGCGAGCAGCCCTACCCCATCGGCAAGCGGATCGCCATCGTCGGGGTCGGCAACGTCATGGTGGACATCGCCAATTACTGCGCGCACTTCTGCGGCGCCGACGAGGTCATCGCGGTGGCCCGACGCGGGCCCTTCGAAAAGGCGTACGACGACCGCGAATTCGAGGACGTCGAGGACGCCTTCGATCACGGCCTCTATCGGCAGGAGCTCGAGCGGATCCGCCCGCGCCTGGTCGAGGCCGGCCAGGATCCCGACGAGCTGCTTGCCGCGCTCGCGGCCCGGCCCGAGCCGCAGCCGCCGGCCCGCACCCGGCTCCGCTTCCGCTTCCTCGCCTCCCCTCGGCGGGTGATCGCCGACAATGGCCACGTGGTGGGCCTCGAGGTGGAGGAGACCCGGCTCGAGCGCAAGGGCGATCGCGTCGCGGCCGTCGGCACCGGGCAGACGTCGGTGATTCCGTGCGACACGGTCGTGTTCGCGGTGGGCGACCGCGTGGACGAGCACTGCGGCCTGCCCTACAAGGACGGTCTCTATCTCACCGTGACCGGCGACGACCCGGCCGCCGCGTACCAGGTCCTCGAGCCGGCGGCCGGAACGGCGCAACCCGGCGTCTACGTGGTCGGCTGGGCGCGGCGCGCCAGCGACGGCGTCGTGGGTCGAGCGCGCCTGGACGCCGAGACCGGCATCAAGCACCTGCTCCCGTATCTCGGCGCGCGCGCGAAGCGGCCGCGCGCCGAGGCGGAGCGGACGGTCGAAGCGGTGAAGCAGGCGCTGGCCGCGCGGGGCACGGTGGTGGTCGACTATGCGGCGGTGCAGCGCCTCGAGGCCGCCGAGAAGGCGCGCGCGAGCGCGGAGAAGCTCGAGGAGTTCAAGTTCGGGAGCGATCGGGAGATGCTGGACCTGCTTCGCGACTAG